A window of Sinimarinibacterium sp. NLF-5-8 genomic DNA:
GATGTCCAGACGCACCACCTTCAGTGGGTAGCGCACCAGCGCGCGCTTGACCTGTTCGGCGCCGTGATACTCGTCGGCCGTCACGTCCAGTGTGACGATCCAGTCGCGGTCGGACACCACGCGGACGCGCGCCGTCGGGTCGTCGCCGAAGCCGCGACCCGGAATCTCGTAGATGCCCCGCACGCGCTGACGCAGTTCGCCCGTGCTGCGGCGCTGCTCGTAGTCGCGCCGCAGGAATATCTGACAGCCGGGTGTCAGGTAGGCCGACAGCGCGTGGATGTTGCGCGCGTAGTCGTCCTCGCCGTTCGTCGGCCAGCGGTTGAGCTGCTGGAAGACATAGAAGGTGAAGGCGTAGACCGACTCCGGCGGCACTTCCCACCACTTGCGCACGCTGCCCGAACGCAGGTCCGGTGGCACGTGGATGGTCAGATCGCGAGGCGCACTCCACCAGCCGAAGCCCAGCACCAGGGCGACGACGAACAGCGCGCCGGCTCCCAGGCGCAAGGTCTTGATGTGCGCCTGCAGGTGCGTGATCTCGTTCTTGAAGCGGCTCATGGCGCACTCCTGCGCGCCGTCCAGTAGCCCGACCGCGTGACCAGCGACCTGCCGCCCGTATAGGGCGCGAGGGCGGGATGGCGCAGCGCGATCCACCACTGAAGGTGCCGGTACAGCCAGGTGTCGGGACGCCCCCGCTTGTGGCGTCGCAACGCGCCGCCGCCAACGAACACGCCCATGCCGATGGCCGCCACGATCAGGGTCGGCACCATCGCGAGCGTGGATGCCAGCCACGCCAGCGGAATGCCCAGCATCAGGCCGACCGTGGCGGAGAGCCCTACGCAGACCCACAGTTCGTCGGCCGTCAGCCCGCGCACCACCACGGGCTGACGGTTCAGGCGATGCGGCAGGAAAGTCACCGTGCCGTCGTGCAGGCTGTCCTGGCTCCCCGACATTGCTCCGGTCTCCCTACAGGACGCCGGTGGCTTCAGTGAGCAGCCAGATGCCCACGACCAGCAGGATCGCGCCGATCGCGACCGTCAAACCGAACTGGCCCCAGGTCTTGCGCCCGGTGTGAATCTCCGAATAGGTGCTGTAGGCGTGGTAGCAGACGCCGACGAACATCGAGGCGACCACGAGCAGCGCGACCAGCATCACGATGTCGTAACCGTAATTGCGCAGCGTCTCCATGATGCCGCTGCCGGTGCCCCGCGACGGGTCTTCGATGGTCGGCAGGCCCTGGGCCTGCACGATCGGCGACAGGCTCGCGGAGATCACGGCGACGGCGGGCAGGCCGGCCAGGCGGGCGAAGCGAGTGGAGATGAAACGGAAAGTCATGGCGGAATCCTCTTTGCGTCAAGAGAGAAGGAAAAACGTCAGCACGACGTACATCGCGACGAATCGCACCGCGACGCCGAGGAACTGGCGCTGGGAGATGCTGTTTTCGGCCCAGCCGACATAGGCGGTGCGCAGTGCCCAGACGCCCCACAGCAACAGCACGACGAACACGCCGCCGACCAGGACGACGGAAACATCCGAAGGGCCGAAGCCGCTGTTGGCCTGAAAGGCGGCGACCTGATCGCTCGTCATGGCGCGTCCTCCGCGTCTTGGCGGTAATCGCCGATCAGCGTTGTGGGGTCGCGCGGTTGTGCGCGCTGCGGGGTCAGGTAGTCGCGGATGCCGCTGCGGACACGCTCGATGTCCTCGCGCAGCCGCGCGTAGTCGAAGTGGTAGCGGGAGGCGTCCTGCTTCGGCAGGCGCTCGCTGTGCTCGGCCAGCCGGTCGAGCATGTCGAGCTGACGCATGAGGACGGCCAGTCGCTCTGGTTCCGTAGCATCACCGGCGAACACCGAGGCTTGGAACGCCAATAGAGGGATAGCCAATAGCGCGGCGATCGGAAGACGCCGGGCAAGTTCGTGGCTGTTGGTATGTCCCATCGTGCCTTTCCCCATGGACGCGGATGGCACGATGCTGCGGCACACGGACTAGCCGCGCCGCAGTAAATAGGAACAACGCTGCTACCGGATTGATCTAGCCCGAGCTGAGTCTACGAAAAAGCGACAGCACGGATGCTCTCTGGCAAGAACCACCTTTCAAGTGTTGCGATGGCATCTGGCGAAAGCTGCTGTGTGAACAGCAGGGCAAGGCGGCGTTTCGGTCTTGAGCAGGCAACATAGAACAAGTTTCGATTTCGCTCGAAGGCCGCCTGCTTCCCGGGTGGGATGGCTGCGCTTCCTGCCAGTTCGAGCATCTCTCCAAAGTTGTACTGGTTCCACCCGCGACCGATGACAACAAGAACATTCTCGAACTCCGCGCCCTTTACTCCGTGTTTGGTTTCAAAGGGAGAGTGACCATCCAGATAGCTCCGTAGCGTTTTGATTTCTGCGTATCTGACCGCGCGTAGCTTCTCTATCTCCGCCAGTGCGGCCGGCATCTCTTCGCCGCTTGCTCGATCGAACTCGCGTAGTTCCCGCTCACGCTTCTCGATGGCTTCCGGGAGTCTTGGCTTCCGCCGGTTGAGCAGGTGGTCGATGACTTCTCCGACCGTGCCATTTTCGCGAATCGCCAGTAGCTGGCTCATCGCATCGTGCCAGGCTGCCTTATCGGCCTGACTCCGCAATAGCGGCGTGTTACCGCCCAGCGCATCGAACATGGCGCCGAACCTATTCGCGGAGAAGGCATCGCACGCAGGCTCCAACTGGTCTACGAAGAAGGCAATATACGGATGTTCCTTCTTGGCAAAGGAATCGTTGTAACGAAAGACTGATGGCAAGCTGGCATAGCCCTGCTCACTGGCAAGAAGCCTATGCGTCAGCATGAGTACCTTTGTACTTTCCGGGGAAAAATCCCATCCCTCTTGTGTCAACGAGGCCTTCACTCCCTCAAGTGTGTCGTGGCCGACTTCCGAAGGTAAATCTCCTCCCCAATGGGCACCGGTTTGTCGTCCTCCAGTCCAGGCATTTGTATGAAATACGCTGACCTGTCCAATAGCGTCAGGGTCTTCGACAAATTGTTGTAGCTCCGGGCGCATCCGGTTGAGGCAGTCAACAATGGCTTTGACTGATCGGAAGTTGGCTTCCTTGCCAATCTCTTTGACTTGCGGATGCTCAAGTCTTCCGCATCCATTGCCATATATCTTCTGCCAATGGTCGCCGAAGAAGCCGAATAGGGGTGAAGGCGGATTCCCCAAAAACAGCCGCTGAATCGCCTCGACCCAATCCTTATCGGTATCTTGATATTCATCCACAAGAATGATTGGAAACCGATCTGTCACTATATGCCTAAATTTGGCATGCTCCATCAATGAAACAGTGAGGGGCAACACATCATCGTGATGGAGAGACACGCGATCTTCACGAATGGAGCGGTGCCCAAAGTTGTACTCGATTACACGGTTACCCAGGCCGCCTCCAGCTTCCGCAATTCTCTCTTGCCATGCCGGCATCGCCTCAACCAAACCACGGAGTTGTTTCTGGAAGCCACTGATCAATGACCAACAGAAGGCATGATTGGTGTCGCAGTACACCATTGGGCTTCTGTCAGTACGGGCGGCAATTTCATCGCGGGCCACATTGGTAAATGTAATGCACGCAATCTGCTTGTTTTTCCTTGGAAATGTGCTTTTGTGGCGCTCGATCAAATAGTGGAGCGCTTTGATGAGGGAGTAGGTCTTCCCAGCGCCTGCTCCAGCTTCTAGCCGGAAGTGCTCTCCGGCATCCAGGCTGCGAAACATGGCATCAAGAGCGCGCTGGCTGGCAACCTCGGCCGGTGACTGCGGATCAGGCATCAGCGGCATCCTCCTCGTTGGCGATCATCGCCTCGGCCGCCAGGGCAAGCGCCGGGTCAGGGATGGCTGGCTCGATGCCAGCCGCTAGCCAGCGTATTCCATCGAGAATGTACTTGGGGGTCGTCCAGGCTTTTTCTTCTATTGCGTACTTCAGCGCAAACTCGGACTTCTTGATCTTACTGGCTTGGCTTCTGGCTCCCGCTTCAAGCTCTTCCCGTGTGGCTCCATTCAAGCCGAATAATGCTCGGTTCGCGAGAATGAAAGCATCTTCAAAGGTGCGACCGCATGGCCCGTTCTCTTCCTCCGCGCACTGATAGGCGATGCAGTTGCCATGCTTTGCCTTTTCGGATTCATCCTTGGTCAAGAGGCCATTGAGGGTGAATGGATTATCATCGGAGAACCAGGCTTTCAGGCAGGCGTTGCTGGAGTAGGTTCCCTTGTGGACCTCGCACGCGCTTCCGCCCGGTTTTTCTACCGAATCTAGATCGGTAAGGATTAGGGTTGGCAATTCAAGAAAGCGCAGGAGCCCGAAGAAAAGATGAGCATATGCTCCGCCGACTTCCATAGTGGTTACGTACTGGCTTGATAGCTTTGGCCGATCTGGCTCTGCGGTTTCCAGTTTTTCGATGATCGCGGGGAGCAAGAGCCGCTCGCTCAAACCTTCTACTAGGATCGCTTTGTCGGAAAAAAACAGGTCGCAGCGGGTCAACGTCATATACTGATGCAGAAACTTCTTGTCCGGTTCGGAAACGCCGTCCAGCCCCTCGCGTAGATCCTTGACCCTCGTTTGCCGAACGCCAGCGGCTGCGCCTTGTACTTCGCCACTGAGGAAATAGCGGATACTTTCAAATCCGGCCTCGTTGGCTATATGCGATGAGTGCGTGGAAACGACGAACTGGACCGGCCAAGCCGTCTTACTTTCCGTGCCTTCAACCAGCAGTTGAGCAGTCTTCGCGAGCTGACGTATGAAAACCTCCTGCATCTGAGGGTGCAAATGAGCCTCGGGTTCCTCAATGAAGACCAGGTGCACCCCTGGAGAATTTGGTTCGGCCAGAAACGATTTATAGAATCCCGCAAGCTGCAAAAGGATGAAAATGAGGTTTCTGGCTCCAAGCCCGTTGTAGGACTCCGGCAGAGTCACACCGCTGTAGCCGGCATAGCGCACCTTGGTGAAATTGGAGAGCAGCTTGCGAACATCAAGCAATGTCTCGGTATGCAGTTCCTGATTTCCCAATCCTGGGTATCCAAAGTTCTTCAATGCCGGTATCAGATTGTTCAGTTGGCCGCCGAAGCTGCTGTCTATCTGAGATTGAATGTCCTGAACGGCCTCTTTCAGCGCTTGGGCAATCTGTTTGTCAGCCTCATCTGCCGAAGATGAAGAAGCTGTGGCAAAGAGGAGTTCAACAGTCTTGGCGAGTACATCGGACTCGCGGGATGTTATGTCGTCCAGGCCTCTTTGAGCGTTGATGAAGCCGGTTTTGATCAGAGCCTTCAGTGCACTCGGCTGCAACTGACGATTGTTCTCCGCATCATTCGGATCTTCCGCCCATACCCTGACGGCAAAGCTGGTTGGAATACGTTCTCGAAGCGAGCGAAAGAAAGCTATCCTCGTTTCATCGGTCAGGGGGGTATCCGGCTGACCCGAGAAAAATTGGGCGAGCTGTCCATCCTTCAACTCGTAGCGGACTACAGCGAGTACCTCATTACAGTCGGGGTCGAGGTCGATAACGAATGGACTGAGAGGCCCCAACTGTGGCTGAGCAGGGTCATATTCAAACGTCAAACGCAACTCGATGAACGGAATCAGAGCCCTGACTACATCGTCATCTTGGCCATTATTATGAGCTTCCAGTGCCGTGCAGAACCTGTCGTAGCAGGCACTGGAGAAATCTTCGAGTTGAAATGCTGCGCTGCCTTCGGCTAGTAGTCGCCGTATGATCTCGGACAGTGAAGTTTTGCCACTGTTGTTTCGCCCCACGACAACAGTAGTCAAATCCTCCAGAGCAAGCTGCACGTCTGCGAGTAACCGGAAGTTCTTGATCTTTGCATGACGCAGCTTCATCTGTATTCCCCTAGGCTATTGGCGTGTCGGGTTACGTCAGGCTTCTCTGGCTCTAGCTGGCAACCCTTTGTTTTAACCCCCAAGTTTAGTAGCTAGTGTACGTAACTACAGGTATTTCTTGAAGCTTCCGGCCGCGATGTCCACGACCACGCCCAGCAGCACGGCACTCGGCAAGAGAATCAGGATCGGGCTCACGCTGATCGGCAACGCGAGGTAGACCGCCCACGGCAGTACCACCAGGGGCATCAAGGCCGCCTTGGCGCGGTGATAGACGAAGCCGGATTCGCGCCCCGCGCCGAAGCGGCGGATGTCACGGCGCACCAGGCCGTCCACGAGGCCCGTGAAAGCCGCCATGAGGAACAGCGGCAGCATCAGGCACAGCACCAGCAGGCGCACGAGGAACACCAGCACCGTGTACGCCGCCGCGATCAGATAGCTTTCCAGGTGGACATAGACCTGGCTCAGGTAGTACCGGAAATCCCTGGTCTGACCGTGGCTGCCGGCGCTGGCCTGCGCGGAGGCGTTCTGCACCCACTCCAGCAGCCCGGTCTTGAGGAAGACCCATTCATACGCCCACTCGACAACCCGATGGGCGGTGCGCCCCGGTTCCTGCACCACCACGCTGCGCGTGAAGTAGGTCGATAGCTGGTCCAGCTCGTAGGCCACCATGTCCTGCGCGTGGCGCCATCCCTGTTCCGGCCAGAACAGGTGCATGCCGATCCATTCGATCAGGATGCACAGCAACAGCGACCCGCACAGCACGCCGAAGAAGCGAAACGGCAAGGTGACAAGGCTGGCGAGAAAACCTCTCTGGCGTACCTGTTGGCGTTGCGCCGCGACGGCCGGATCGCTCATGCCCTTCCATCCTCGGCAGTATCGGCGAAGGCCATTTGCTTGAAGTCGTCGAGCAGGTCTGCCGGCAGCGCCTCGTGCTGCAACGCCGGCAGGCCCTGGCTTTCCCACCAGTCGCCGGCATCGACGTAGTGCTGGCGCATGTAGTCGGCCAGCTCCTGCAAGTCCTTGGGCATGGCCTCGTCGGCGTCGGGCGCGGGCAGCGGCATGCGGATCTTCCACAGGTTGCCGCCTTCGAGCAGCGCGAAGGCCTGCCCCTTCGGCAGATTGACCACGTGCGCCGGTTCGATCAGTGGGACGCTGGTGGTGGTGATGCGATCCTGCGTGTTGGACGTGAACGCGGTGTGCCCCTGGGGATCGGAGGTATCCGTGGCGCCGCTGACGATTGAGGTGGTGTACACCTCGACCTTGGGCAACTGCTGGGTCAGCAACTCGGCGGTGATCGTCTCCCGCACGCGCAACATGAACAGGTTGTTGAAGTTGCCGATGACCTGACCGGCCTTGGCGCGGTTGCCGATGCGCGCCTCGATGTCGCTGAGTGTTTGCGTGTACGCCGTGACCTGCATACCGGCGCCGCCGCCCTTGTTCACCATGGGGATGAATTCATCGCCCATCAATTCGTTGAACTCGTCGGCATGCACATTGATCGGCACCTTGGCGCCGGTCGAGGCGCCGGGCAGGCCGTCGTCGATGCCGAACTTGTAGATGTGCCCGGCGACCGATACCAGGTCGGAGAACATCGAGTTGCCCACGGCCGCCGCGACCTCAGCGTCCGAGAGTGCATCCAGGCCCACGTACACCACCGCGCGTTTGCGGATGATCTGCAACCAATCGAAGATCGGTCGCGGATCATCGAGATCGGCATAGTTCGGCGCCAGGAGTTGCGCGATCTTGCCCGTGGTGAGCTTTTCCAGCAGCGGCAGCAGCGAGGCGACGATCTTGTCGAAGTAGGTGCGGTCGTAGCGCACCGCCGAACGCAGGCCGTCGAGCACCGGGTCGTAGATGCGCACCTGCGACAGATACTGCTCGATCGCCACCACGCGCTTTTCCCGCCCGATCATGTGACGGGGAATGTTCTTGTCGTTCAGCCTGCCTTCGAGCTGGACGATGACCTCCCAGGCCTTCGGTTCGGCCTTGGCGAAAAAGTGCTGCGCGTATTCGATGAACAACGCATCGATGTTGACGACGTGGCGCTGGATCAGCAGGTAGTCCGGGCGTCGTCCCAATTCCACCAGGGCACGCGCGATGATGTTCACGAAACGCCAGGCGAACTCGCGAAACGCTGCGCTGTTGCCTTCGCCGGAGAGCTGGCCGGCGATGCGCGTGGCGACCTCCGAAATTCGTCCGAAGCGGCCCACCGCGTTGTAGCGCGCGGAGATGTCCGGCCAGCCGAGATGAAAGCAATAGAACTCCCCTGCGCGTCCTGCGCGCTGGGCCTCCACGTACATTCTTTTCAACAGGTCCGCGTCGCCCTTGGGGTCAAAGACGATCACGACCTCGTGTTCGCCATTGACCCTGCGGCGGATGTCCTGGGTGATGAACAACTCCGCGAGTCTCGTCTTGCCGACACGGGTGGTGCCGAGCACCAGCGTGTGGCCGACACGCTCGCCCAGCGGCAGCGACACATCGACCTCGTGCGGTTCAATGCCGTGTAACCGTGGCAGGCCGCCGACCGGCGGCAGCGGCCGCGCCGGGTTCAACGGGTTGTCCCACGCAGTCACGCGGGCCAGCAGAGGCAGCGGGCGAGGCGCGAACTCCAAACGCTCCTCCAGCCGGCGCACGGATCGGTAGAGCGGTGTCAGCTCGACGTAGCGGCGAAACTCCGGCCGGTATGTCTGCATCAGCCTGTGGGTGTGGCGCTGATCCCAGCGAAAACCCCGGCCCACGAACAGGCGATGCTGGCTCACCGGCACGTCGCGACTGGCCATCACGTAGCGCGGCATGCGGCGGATGTTGCGGCGATAGCGCAGGATCGCCCAGGCTTCGTAGAAGCGGATGGTGCCGAAGGTCAGAAAGGCCAGCGCACCGGCCAGGCCCACCAGCGGGCTCAGTGCCAGCGACCAGGGCGCGGCGAGGCAGAGAACGGCGGCGCCGAGGCAGACCGCGACGGTGTAAAGCTCGACCGCCGGACGCAGCAGGACTTCCACCGAATGCGGCTGGGCCATGTCACTGCTCGATCCCCGTGGCGGTGATGAGCACGGGGTAGTGGCGGATGCCAAGCCGTCGGGCCAGGTCGTCGGCGGAGATCGGGGACAGGATCAGTTCCGGCGTCAGGCGTCGCAGGGCATCCAGCGCGACCTGGGACTCGACGTTGACCACGAGGCCGACCGCGCCGAGTTCGTGCAAGACTTCCACGCGCTGACGCAGCCAGGCGCGTGAGCGTTCGTCATCACCGACGAGGAACAGCGGGCGCAACCCCTGCGCCTCGATCACCCGACGCTCCACCGTGCCCGGCGTCAACAGCGTCGAGCGCACTGGCAGCATGTCGGCCTCGCCGTGACGTTCCCCCGGCAGCGGCGGCACCTCGATATGCGGTGGCGGTAGTGCCTGGCGAGGGTTTCGGGGCTGGAGGTTCAGCGCCTGGTAGTAGGGCAAGGCGGACGCGCCGCCCCGATCCTCGACGACAACAAGGGTCTGGTCGGCGGCATGGGCGGTGAGGGCCAGCAGACCCAGCAGCGGCAGTACGCACAGGCGGATGTTCATGGTCGATGACTCCTCGATGCGATGGACGGAACCGGGCTGCCCTGCACACGCGCCAGATGTTTTTGAACGCTGCGGCGGTAGCGGGCTGCCGGTGCGCCACCGGCGGGGCGGTGATAGCGGCCGATGGCGAGCAGCCAGTCATCGCCGGGCCTGTGGTGTTCGCGCAGGATCGCGGCGGCGACCGCGAGATTCCGGTACGGGTCCAGCAGTTCGCAGGGGTGATCGAAACGGTGCGCCTGGTAGCCGAGGTTGATCTGCCCCAGACCAACGTCGATGCGCGTCGCCGGCACCTCCCGCAGCGCGCGCCGCAGGTTTGCGCAGGCGGCCTCGCGGGTCTGGAACCGCCGTGCCTGGCCGGCGACATTCAAGGTCCAGGGCCACGGAGTTCGCTGCCCGCGCAGCGCGATGCCGCTTTCCTGCAAGGCCACGGCGTACAACACCGCCGAGGGAATGCCGGCGTCGTGCGCGGCCAGTTGATAGGCCGGCGGCGGAATCTCCCGCGCCAGGACGGGCGCGGTCCAGACAGCGAGGCAGAGCAGGCACAGGACGCCTGCCCGGCAAAGGCTCACTGACGCAGCCATTGCCCGTTGACCTCGCGCACGACGGCCGGCAGCTCGCCCGGCACACCGATCGATAGCCACCGGCCGGCGTCGTGATTCAGGGTGATGGTCCGTGCGCGCACCTTGGCCGGCTCGATGCCCGCCTTGGCCGCCCATTGCCGGATGCGCGCATCGTCCTGGCGGCTGCCGACCATGTAGAGATCAAAGGCCGTGCCTGCTGTCTGCAATTGCCGCACGCGCTGTTCGCAGGGCGGGCAGTCGTCCTTGACGAAGACCGCCAGCCGGCCCAGGGCGCCGGACGTGGCGGGAGTGGCACCGGCATCGGTCAGGACGACGGGCTGAAGCGTGGGATGGAGCCGCTTCCAGGCATCGTCATAGGCGTGCTGGTACGCCAGCAGCTTCTCGACGCGGCGGGCCTCGGCCTGCACCTGAAGCTCTGCGTAGCGGCGGCGTTCCTCGTCCGTGCGCGCTTCGATGCCCAGGGCCGTGAAGGGGTCGAGGCCGGGCGAGTACACGCCCAGCGGCCCCTGCATCAACTGGCGGTAGCGTGCCCACTCCTCGTTTTGCAGCCCCCAATCCCGTGCCAGGCGTTCGTCGAGATCGGCGTCGATGGCGGTCCGGTCGCGGCTCTGGACGATGCGAGAGTCGGCGGCGGGCGCGTTCTGCGCGACGGCGATCGCCGAAGCCATCGACGCCACGGCGAAGGCGAGAACGAAACGAACGAACCACGGCTTCACGAAGACCTCCTACGGCACGCTCAAACGCCGCGCCTGCCCGTTGAACAGAAAGGTCGCGGTCCGCCCTTCGAGGGATTCGAGCCGCCAACCGCTCTCGGTCTCGCCGAGACGCAGCACGCGGACCGCCGCGAGCGAGCGGGAATCGGTGGGTGCGATGGACAGGAAGCGCTCGCCCGCACGCAGTTCGATGTCCAGCAGCCGGAATGGCGGTTCGACGGTCGCGGGCCGTGCGGCCTCGGCCGGAGGCGGGCGACGTGCCGGCGCGGCAGCGGGTGGCGGTGGCTGGCGGACTTCCTTCAAGCGCGCTTCGAGCTGATCGAGGCGGCTTTCCAGGTGTGCGATGTCGGTCGTGGCAGGCGGTTCGGCGTCCGTCTGTTCGAGCCGGGCGAGCCGTTCCTCCAGCGCCTGGCGAACCGCGTCGAGGCTGGCCTGGGTCAGCGGTTCTGGCTGGTGCCCGGTGCTGTCCGTCAGCAGTTCCAGTTCGGTGAGGCGGCTATCGAGCAGCGCGACCTCAATGGCCGGCGCGCTGGTGCGCACATCCCCGGCCAGACGGGACAGGGCCACGTGATTGACGACGACGGCCGCGCTGACCAGCAGCAGCCAGGTTGCTGCGGCGACTTGCAGGAGACGGGTACGGGATGCCGGATGGAAGTCAGGAGGCAGGGTCATGGCAGAGGCTCCTGTTCCTGGGTGAAGCACACCCGCCGCCCCACATCATCGACGTGAAGCTCCCAGGCCGGCCCCGCCAACGTCAGCAGGGCGTCGCGCAGAAACAGCGGCCCAAGCCGCAGGTGCGCTGCCGGCAACGGAAGGTCATGGAACACTGCGGCGTCGGAACCGGCTTCGCAAAGGGTGTAGCCGGAGCGCAGCAGCACGTAGCGCAGGGCCTCGCCGACCGTCGCGGGCAGGGTTGCGGGCATCGATACGTCGATGACTTGCAGCAGCAGGTCTTGCTGGGCGGCCTCCGGGACCAGTTCCACCAGCGTGTAGCGGCCATAGCGGACGATGGGAATCCAGCCGTCCGGCACGGGTTGCGCGCGTGCTTCAGGCTCCGGCTCGATGACGGGTGGCGCGACGGATGACGTGGCGCATCCGGCGGTCAGAGCGGCGGCGATCAGGCCGGCGGCAAGCGCGGCGTGTCCGACCGGGTGTTGGCGGTGAATGGATAGCATGCGGCGGCTCCCAGGGGCTTCGTGATGCCACCTTCGCAGGGGAAGGCCGTCGCATCAGCGAACAAAGGGAACTGCGGGCCGCCCGATTTTTCGACTGCCAGGTATCGCGGGGCCGATTACGCACCGGCCCGACAGAAAAGAAAACGGCCCCCGAAGGGGCCGCCAAAAATCGAGCGATGCTCAATGTACCAACTGCCGTGCCAGTGCCACTTCCACCGAGTCGCCGTCCTGATTGAGAACGTCCAACCCTGATTCCGGCACGTCTCCCGACGTGCTCTGCGACACCGTGATCTTCTTGGCCATCAGCCCCAGGCAAGTCATCTGCGAGGTGGCCGCGTAGCCGAGGTAGATCACCCGGACCGGCTGCTTCTGCCCGATACGCCAGGAACGGCGCGCGGCCTGCTGCAGCGAGTACACGTTGTAGCCCGACTGCATGAACACGATGGTCGGAAACTCCAACAGGTCCAGGCCGGTTTTCACCAGTTCGGGGTTGGTGATGAGCACGTCGATGCCGCGATCCAACTGCTCGGCGATCCAGTCTTCCCGGCGGGAGGCATCCACGCTCGCGCGCAGTACCGCCACCTTGAAGCCTTCCTGCTCCAGCAGCACCTTCAAGCGCGATGTGGTGT
This region includes:
- a CDS encoding PFL_4703 family integrating conjugative element protein → MSRFKNEITHLQAHIKTLRLGAGALFVVALVLGFGWWSAPRDLTIHVPPDLRSGSVRKWWEVPPESVYAFTFYVFQQLNRWPTNGEDDYARNIHALSAYLTPGCQIFLRRDYEQRRSTGELRQRVRGIYEIPGRGFGDDPTARVRVVSDRDWIVTLDVTADEYHGAEQVKRALVRYPLKVVRLDIDPERNPFGLALDCYSSTPQRIAPQGAAASAVDGPGGP
- a CDS encoding TIGR03750 family conjugal transfer protein, which gives rise to MSGSQDSLHDGTVTFLPHRLNRQPVVVRGLTADELWVCVGLSATVGLMLGIPLAWLASTLAMVPTLIVAAIGMGVFVGGGALRRHKRGRPDTWLYRHLQWWIALRHPALAPYTGGRSLVTRSGYWTARRSAP
- a CDS encoding TIGR03745 family integrating conjugative element membrane protein; this translates as MTFRFISTRFARLAGLPAVAVISASLSPIVQAQGLPTIEDPSRGTGSGIMETLRNYGYDIVMLVALLVVASMFVGVCYHAYSTYSEIHTGRKTWGQFGLTVAIGAILLVVGIWLLTEATGVL
- a CDS encoding TIGR03758 family integrating conjugative element protein encodes the protein MTSDQVAAFQANSGFGPSDVSVVLVGGVFVVLLLWGVWALRTAYVGWAENSISQRQFLGVAVRFVAMYVVLTFFLLS
- a CDS encoding RAQPRD family integrative conjugative element protein, which gives rise to MGHTNSHELARRLPIAALLAIPLLAFQASVFAGDATEPERLAVLMRQLDMLDRLAEHSERLPKQDASRYHFDYARLREDIERVRSGIRDYLTPQRAQPRDPTTLIGDYRQDAEDAP
- a CDS encoding UvrD-helicase domain-containing protein produces the protein MPDPQSPAEVASQRALDAMFRSLDAGEHFRLEAGAGAGKTYSLIKALHYLIERHKSTFPRKNKQIACITFTNVARDEIAARTDRSPMVYCDTNHAFCWSLISGFQKQLRGLVEAMPAWQERIAEAGGGLGNRVIEYNFGHRSIREDRVSLHHDDVLPLTVSLMEHAKFRHIVTDRFPIILVDEYQDTDKDWVEAIQRLFLGNPPSPLFGFFGDHWQKIYGNGCGRLEHPQVKEIGKEANFRSVKAIVDCLNRMRPELQQFVEDPDAIGQVSVFHTNAWTGGRQTGAHWGGDLPSEVGHDTLEGVKASLTQEGWDFSPESTKVLMLTHRLLASEQGYASLPSVFRYNDSFAKKEHPYIAFFVDQLEPACDAFSANRFGAMFDALGGNTPLLRSQADKAAWHDAMSQLLAIRENGTVGEVIDHLLNRRKPRLPEAIEKRERELREFDRASGEEMPAALAEIEKLRAVRYAEIKTLRSYLDGHSPFETKHGVKGAEFENVLVVIGRGWNQYNFGEMLELAGSAAIPPGKQAAFERNRNLFYVACSRPKRRLALLFTQQLSPDAIATLERWFLPESIRAVAFS
- a CDS encoding ATP-dependent endonuclease; the protein is MKLRHAKIKNFRLLADVQLALEDLTTVVVGRNNSGKTSLSEIIRRLLAEGSAAFQLEDFSSACYDRFCTALEAHNNGQDDDVVRALIPFIELRLTFEYDPAQPQLGPLSPFVIDLDPDCNEVLAVVRYELKDGQLAQFFSGQPDTPLTDETRIAFFRSLRERIPTSFAVRVWAEDPNDAENNRQLQPSALKALIKTGFINAQRGLDDITSRESDVLAKTVELLFATASSSSADEADKQIAQALKEAVQDIQSQIDSSFGGQLNNLIPALKNFGYPGLGNQELHTETLLDVRKLLSNFTKVRYAGYSGVTLPESYNGLGARNLIFILLQLAGFYKSFLAEPNSPGVHLVFIEEPEAHLHPQMQEVFIRQLAKTAQLLVEGTESKTAWPVQFVVSTHSSHIANEAGFESIRYFLSGEVQGAAAGVRQTRVKDLREGLDGVSEPDKKFLHQYMTLTRCDLFFSDKAILVEGLSERLLLPAIIEKLETAEPDRPKLSSQYVTTMEVGGAYAHLFFGLLRFLELPTLILTDLDSVEKPGGSACEVHKGTYSSNACLKAWFSDDNPFTLNGLLTKDESEKAKHGNCIAYQCAEEENGPCGRTFEDAFILANRALFGLNGATREELEAGARSQASKIKKSEFALKYAIEEKAWTTPKYILDGIRWLAAGIEPAIPDPALALAAEAMIANEEDAADA
- a CDS encoding TIGR03747 family integrating conjugative element membrane protein; protein product: MSDPAVAAQRQQVRQRGFLASLVTLPFRFFGVLCGSLLLCILIEWIGMHLFWPEQGWRHAQDMVAYELDQLSTYFTRSVVVQEPGRTAHRVVEWAYEWVFLKTGLLEWVQNASAQASAGSHGQTRDFRYYLSQVYVHLESYLIAAAYTVLVFLVRLLVLCLMLPLFLMAAFTGLVDGLVRRDIRRFGAGRESGFVYHRAKAALMPLVVLPWAVYLALPISVSPILILLPSAVLLGVVVDIAAGSFKKYL